The Candidatus Omnitrophota bacterium nucleotide sequence TGGGCAGTCCACATCGTCATCAGCGAAATGGCCACAACGGGCACTAACGGCGCCAAAGATGAATTTGTGGAGCTTTATAATCCTACGGCAAATGCTATTGATATAGGTAATTCTGCGAGTGGCTATAAACTACGCTATCGCTCAGTAACCAGTGGCAATTGGGCTTCAGGTGGACTTATTTCGA carries:
- a CDS encoding lamin tail domain-containing protein, translating into MNKPNTPSIPALRGLLFTVIVCFLFFFFHVPFLHADWAVHIVISEMATTGTNGAKDEFVELYNPTANAIDIGNSASGYKLRYRSVTSGNWASGGLIS